Genomic segment of Aquarana catesbeiana isolate 2022-GZ linkage group LG02, ASM4218655v1, whole genome shotgun sequence:
TTTACCTAAAAGTATGTTAAACTTGTGCTAGTTTGGCCCTTAAATATTGTGcatgccaaaaagaaaaaatataattagAAATATTTATCTCAAAATAATCTCTTTAAAAGTAACAAATTTACAGATGACTAGTAAATGCAAGTATAATTGCCAAGTATGATAGACATACAACGTGTGGCAGGTTATGCGCAGGAGAAAAAGCACAGGTTGGTGTTTAGATCAAGAGTTCTATAATATGAAGGACTTTGATCTCCCAGAGGGTCCTGATTAGAGACAGTACATTTGCTTGATAAGTTCATTTAACATGAGAAACATTCACGTTGACTGAAACTGGGCACAGAGCAGACGAAACGAATAAATGACAAAAGCAAAATTGAGATAAAAAGCAGCATCATATCAAACAGAATAAGGAATGTATGTTCagattcaaaggtgttatccacaTGCAAGAATTTCAGATTTCCTGTCTTTAAGAATTCAGTTTAATCTCTTTTTATGAAGAAAGGTTAGAAAAAGAAGACCTCTGGGAAGAAATACTACAAACTTCTAAGTTAGTGAAGGAGCTCCCTGCGTCACTTGTGTATTCAGGATAAGATGACGTTGAGGATATGATATTTTTTAGTCTCTGAAGAGCTATAATTAGCAGCAAAAGAAGAAAGGCCAATAGGCTAAGAAAGATGGACACGTAGACGTAAACGTTTGATAAACGGTTGGGTGTTGATGATGAGGAATCCACTGAGGTTGAGAGAGAGGTAGGGAACAATTCCAAGAATGTTCCATTCCCGATGTCTTCTGGTAGAACTGCTGAAGGACCAAATCCAGACATGGTGGCATGGGCAATGTGTTGACTTTTCAAAAAGATTCAAGTCAGGACATCTTTGAAAGACACCAGTGAAGTTATAATTCAGTCATCCACTTTAGTATGGAAGATCAACCTGAAATATATAAGGCATTTTAATTGTATAATATATGCAGTGCTAAAGAAAACCTTTTGACATTTCACTATGTTGCTTTGATAAATGCTAAACGATAGGTACATTTTACCCAGAAGCTGTTGAATTGTTAATAAAAGATACActgcagggcaaagtgacagtgtctctgcaAAGTGCCTCTATGATCTCCTTACAGTATGTTTACGTTGCTGTTGCTTCCTTACTTATCCTTCCTCAGTCATTACTGACACTTAAATCGGTAATATCAGCAACAAGGGGGTATGGTGATATCACTTCATTCATTATGTGACAGTGCTCAGCTCTAGCGATTGGCTGCTAAGCCCAAGCACTGTTACAGAGCAGGAAGTCATATGCTCCCCCATACCAAGGAGCACCAACAAAGAGCAAGGTGATGCTGGTAGGTGAGTATAAGTGGGTCATTAGGGGCATTTGCAGAGACCCTGTCTCCATGAACATGGTGACAGTTTCTCTTTACCCGCTTGAGCTTTTATCCAGTATACCTCATATTGCCCACAGAATTTTTTACATTTCTGATACAGTCTTAATATTTTGGCAATAACTTAGAATAGCAGGGTAATACATATATCTTTTTTGGTGGGCAAAACTAGTGTTACTGTATATAAAAAGTGTAAATTTTATTCTATAGTTTGTCCCCTTTAAAATGACACATAAATTATGTTTCTGGTCCAAAGCATGTTGTTATTCACAAACgaaataatgtcttttttttttttttaaatgtcatgtatTTTTGGAAATTTGTTGCTACATAAATAAATTAACAGTGCAAACAATGCAAAAAACATTAACAAAACAAACACAAATGAAACATATTAAtggtaaataaatgaataaaaatcagcaaaaaaataaTAGCTCAAGGAAGATGGGATTGAGGGAGTTAATCAGGTGTATACTAGGCACACCAAAGATATTTGGTTGAAATTATCTTGGGCTTACCAGGTGCTGGTCCATAATTAGTTGATGCATATTTGGTTTCTTAATGTGAACCTGTTAAGTCCCAGAAAGAATCTAAACTAACAATATAGCAGGAAGCATGTAGGGCTTTGAAGCATCTATAGTGGACTTCAAATCAATTTGTGTGGACTTTTACTTGGACAGTATTCAAGGCCCAGTGTATTAAAGAAAGTGCTTATTACTAATCGTTAACAGCTCTTGCCAAATaggttacatttaaaaaattgtaTCACCATTTCTTTTTTAGGTGAGTGTTTGAGGTTACAGTTTTTTATGTTCTTTTGAGTTTGAGCTTTATTTTATTTGAGTTTTATTTTGTTAGGGTcttgtatttatttcatttttttagggGGTCAGCAGCAGCATCAGTAGCATGAATCTGTTGGTGTTAACATAAGAGTTGGCCGTTGTTTCTAGCATAACACTGCAGATCATTGAGGTGCTGTTTACTGCACCAAAACACCACAATTTACAAGGAACCCAAGCTACATAGTTTACAGCGCACCAAAGCACCACTTATACCCCATACAACTCTTCTGATAGCTACAAATAAAAATAGGGAATAAGCCCCACACTATCAGCAACATCTGGCAGGCCTACAGAGAGGCAGAAGTTCCCATTCAGCAATAAGAAAGGtgagcagcctctgtgtccacaggCCAAAACCGCAGTCGTGGAAGTGGTCCATCATCTATATCCTTACTGACTCCAATCATAGGACCACTTTAGTTGGCTTCAAAAATGTTTCAGCAAGATGAATTCCGAAAACTAGTGCTGGAAACCACAGCCTTGGAAAATGCTTGCATATATGACTGAACTGTATTTACAAGCGAGGCAATCTTATGTGATGTCACACTGCTGCTTGGTAACATCAATGCCTTTCAAAATGGTTGCATGCTTTCTCTTGGAATACTATAAGATTTGCTCTTGCTCCTTATTTTGCTTGTGTTCATTTAAGTATATTTAGagccaaaatttttatttttttatcatattgGATAGAATCGGAAATGGTTAAAATCACTGCCGGGTTCTTATTTGCCATTTGGGGTGGTTTTACTTTATTGTCTGCGCCAAGTGGGCCAAGGATCCGCAATGGAACATTTCTAAGCAGTAGTGATATTTGACATTCTTTGTCAAACAAAAAATTAATTGGATCATGATTAACGATAAGATGACCTGAACTTTACATAACCACCAAACTTAATTTGATAATACTAAAATTGATAACTAAAATTGACTTCACTTATACTAACGACCCCcccttttttatcttttctttatttttatttttattttagttacatTTTATTATAACTGGACTTTGAAAAACCAAAATCTAAATTCATGATCATTTGAAGAAACCTTGATTTATAACGTCAAGCCTGTTTTGTATGATGTTCCTCTTACAATATCGCCAAACAACATATTAGCTCAATTATATATTTTTGCTATCATTTCTATATTTGCATTGGTCTCCTCCATAATGGTTATGTCCCTACAATTACTAGGGATATTACTCATCTATGGTCATATTAATGAATAATTTATCTTTGTTTGTTGTATATCCTGGATATGTTTTTGTGAAtatgttttattattaataatatgttAATTATTTCCATATCTGTTATCATTTTTATATCTTTGTCCTATGAcatgaaaaccaataaaaagattaaATACAGAAGATTTCCCCATTATTCCAGTTGTAGGGACAACTTGAAATTCTGTatttttcccttactttctgtctcTGTGtcaatggtcaccaggataaaCTATAATATAGATAATAACGTGAACtttcccagcagggacacaggcagcaataaacatCTAACAAGAGTTCTTTCTCTTCCCAACTCTATCCAGAATTAAAAAGAAAACCTTtggctttagatattctttaaatCCTTCATCATAACATTCTATCAGCTCCTCCGTATATTGAACTCTATTTACCAGTGCCTTACtaatactaaaaaaataataaccataatcatcatcaccatcatcatatCAAAGGTTATTATCAGTATAAACATAAATGATAACTAAAAAATGTTAAATGCTGTACTATAAAACCacaacggcaaaaaaaaaaaaaaaaactccctaaagctgggtacacataggccgaatgtcaggagacactGGCAGGTTAAATAAAAACtgtccgacattcagcctgtgtgtatgtcagtctgtccggcCGGCCGACTTCTGTCGGATGTGCATGCCAACCAGCTCCCgattagcgctctcagccaatcgcagagagtgctgatcagagtgttctggcaggggggccattcccctgtcagaacacaacagctcagcagaggggagatcgctgtattattgttggatggttagtacagcatctccgaccagagctgacagttttttttcatgGTGTATGTACTGTATGCTTATATAATTAGGTTATATCTTTTATGTGTGTAGCAATTGTGAAGGCTTGTCCAGAAAAGATAAGGAGTGTTAAATTAAAGATTTATTCATTAGAGAGGTATGAAGGAGGGTAGTCCTGTCCATTGGCTCTTGTAGACATTCTACTTTTGTAGATAAAGATAAAACTAAAACAAATGGAACTGTCAGAAATTGTATCAACCTAATTGGTGAAAAATGCTAAACATTTACAAAAAGATTGCAAACATTACACATTTTGAGCATTTTTCATTAATACAGTCTTATTTAAAACATCATTAAGCTATcatattttagttttgtttttggtCTAAGCTGCATAAAGCATTTTTTCAGCcaaggaacaaaaaaataaaagtcagcagttgcgaATActataaaaggacacttacctatccaaggATCCAACGCCGTTTTCACTCGTGCcggttcttcactggtctttggGTCCCCGGAGCCAGgatgtttactgtgggaagctgtgctttgtgaatggtcccgtagtcttctgggatctgtgatatGTCCCAGAGGGTTGCAGgcaggggatagggttaggggaacATTTGGTGGATCCACAACAGCAATCCAaccgaaagtgggagcaggtacctgtcaaaaccagatactcGCTCCTCCCCAactaaaaaaaagttccaaaaatggTAGGGGGGATAGGTGGCGGAAAAACAAAACTTTCCCTCTTGGATATgtcaaaatatatacatttattaaagCTCTTTCAGCACTTAAAGTCCATTTCCAGTTCTGTAAAAGAGACTCCCTGGCCACACGCAGAGccttaaagtataacaaaaggcaaaactttttttttgttttggatagagtgaagagggatttgaatacctgtcagtttttcttgctgtctgtgccccccgttaaggagatcccaaatattgggttgtccccagaaaagtaatagaggggaaatcttccaatgggggcacacTTTTTtgttgacctgggggtccccaaataattcccttaatttgcaaggatttcctctcacttcctgtttggctatgggacaggaagttaagggaaatctctccaataggacacagatggcgaaaaagttttgcctatagttctactttaaatccaGCAGTCTAAGTGTCTGATGACAATTCATGTTCCTCATCTTCTTCTTCAGCAGTATATTGTCTTAACTGCTGCACAAAACTCACATAATGACATCTAAATGATGTACTGTGCTGCAGTATGGGAACCTAGATTGATGTGATGATGCACCATCAGGGTGTGCAGGTggcagcctgggctcacaggaaacatgaatgatgctggccatcattcAGTCTAAAAGAGgagggacatctagtggcagagggggatttcTGCAGGGGCAGAGGTATAAAAGAAGGACTCCTTTATTTAAAACTGTTCAGTCACTGAACCTTTTTGCTGTGCATCTAATCAGAAATCTTTAACTGAAGGCAAAGGCTGCTATATCCCACCTTCTGTAAACCTATTTGAAATGTATACATTTGTTATTGGTTTTGCAAGCCCTGAAATTCTCAGATGCAATTCCACAGCTATTTGTCTTTCACTCTGCAGGTCTCTGTGAGTTCACGGACTGCAGAATTTCCTTATTACGGCAGTCCTATCACATTGCTCACTTCATATTCTGGCAGCCTAAAGGCCAAACTCATCTTTTGTagcagttgtcactagaacaaatTAAGTATTCATTGTGATGAGTCTGCATTCTATGGATGTGCTTCGAATTACAACTTCTATCTTTAGGGCTTCTAATGAAATTTTAGCAGGCTCCACATTCACTGCTACGCATTGTTTTTAgaatatcaataaataaaaatcTGAGTTATTATTTACACTATTTCAAAATTCTAAATGTAGCCAAACGGTAAATGAAAGTGGAACTTTTAGTAACAGCAAATGTTTGAATTATTAACTTCCTCATAACACAATTTACAACAACAGTGttttattgtctgttttttttttttagtttcagttTTTTCAATAAAGCACAATCCTTGAGCTCTTTCCAAATTACTTTTAAGCTGAGATGATggcatcagtctgctgcagacaagGGGAAGCGTTTCCTCAGTCTCCTTTTTCCCAGTGGTCAGACTATGAGGGCCGATTCACATCTGTTTGGTGCattcgcacttttttttttaaaaaaaatcacttttttgaataaaaaaattagacagcagtaaagttagcccatttttttttaatattgtgaaatataatgttacgccaagtaaatcgatatccaacatgtcatgcttcaaaatttcgcccactcgtggaatggcgtcaaacttttatccttaaaaatctccataggcgatgtttaaaaaaattctacaggttgcatgttttacgttacagaggaagtctagggctagaattattgctctccctctaccgatcgcggcaacacctcacatgtgtggtttgaccaccgttttcatatgcgggcgctactcacgtatgcgttcacttctgcgcgcgagcttgtcaggacagggcgctttaaaaaaaaaaaaaattcttatttattttactttattttatttctttttactgttttttttttttttttttttttaaatttggatcacttttattcctattacaaggaatgtaaacatcccttgtaatagaaaaaagcgtgacaggtcctcttaaatatgagatctggggtcaaaaagtcctcagatctcatatttggactttaatgcaaaaaaaaaaaaaaaaagtcgtttaaaaaaatgcctttaagacaaatgggcggagctgacgttatgacgtcacgtccgccctcctatggtatggagacgggtgggggccatcttagcctcactcgtctccatacctaggaagtgagaggaccgtgggagagcggcaggaggggggtggaacctctcccgccgccgataacagtgatctcgcggtgaacccgcTGCAGAGAcgaccattatcgtgtacagaaccgccggccccaaagatggatacctcggttgtggcagcagctgctgccgttaccgaaatatccatctttaaagtaataacgtatatatacagtggccggtcggtaagtggttaaaggcaagcagaAGTCAATATTTGGTGAAAAAAGttttatgattttcttttttacatttaaagaactcattttgttcttttatttgctccatttattttgtcagcaggtcctggcAACTTCACTTGAGGTGACAGGTACAGCAGAAAAAGCCTTCAGGACTTGGAAACATTTGTACATATATTGAAAattgactttataggcacaccCATACACATCAAGTTTCTtaaaatatagtgtatacagtcaggcccataaatattgggacattgacacaattctaatctttttggctctatacaccaccacaatggatttgaaatgaaacgaacaagatgtgctttaactgcatactttcagctttaattttagggtatttacatccaaatcaggtcaacggtgtaggaattaaaatagtttgtatacgtgccttccactttttaagagaccaaaagtaatgggacaattggctgctcagctgttccatggccaggtgtgtgttattccttcattatcccatttacaaggagcagataaaaggtccagagttcatttcaagtgtgctatttgcatttggaatctgttgctgtcaactctcaatatgagatccaaagagctgtcactatcagtgaagcaagccatcattaggctgaaaaaacaaaacaaacccatcagagagatagcaaaaacattaggtgtggccaaatcaactgcttggaacatccttaaaaagaaagaatgcatcggtgagctcagcaacacgaaaagacccggaagaccatggaaaacaactgtggtggatgaccgaaaaattctttccctggtgaagaaaacacccttcacaacagtaaatacagagggttcaccacaagatgtaaaccattggtgagcctcaaaaacagaaaggccagattaaattttgccaaacaacatctcaaaaagccttcacagttctggaacaacatcctatggacagatgagaccaagatcaacttgtaccagagtgatgggaagagaagagtatggagaaggaaaggaactgctcatgatccaaagcataccacctcatcagtgaagcatggtggtggtagtgtcatggcgtgggcatgtatggctgccaatagaactggttctctcatatttattgatgatgtggcggctgacaaaagcagcagcatgaattctgaagtgttacgggcaatattatctgctcatattcagcaaaatgcttcagaactcattggacggcacttcacagtgcagatggacaatgacccgaagcatactgcgaaagcaaccaaagggttttttaagggaaagaagtggaatgttatgcaatggccaagtcaatcacctgacctgtatCGGATtgtgcatgcatttcacttgctgaagacaaaactgaagggaaaatgtcccaagaacaagcaggaactgaagacagttgcagtagaggcctggcagagcatcaccagggatgaaacccagcatctggtaatgtctatgcgttccagacttcaggctgtaattaactgcaaaggatttgcaaccaagtattaaaaagtgaaagtttgatggatgattgttaatctgtcccattacttttggtcccttaaaaagtgggaggcacatatacaaactgttgtaattcctacaccgttcacctgatttggatgtaaataccctcaaattaaagctgaaagtctgcagcacatcttgttcgtttcatttcaaatctattgtggtggtgtatagagccaaatagattagaattgtgtcgatgtcccaatatttatggacctgactgtatataagtcTCATGTACATATCCTTGCACAGCAGTGTGTGTTGTCAAGCACACAAAAGATTCACATGTTTGTGATATGGTCGCCTGGTCTTTACCTGGCTGCTGTCCCCGgtttggatgggattcctcacctcggGGAGATCTTCATCCCTGTCCTTCGTCTTCCCTTGTATATAGGTTGAGCGTCGCTATTGGACCATTTTGTAAGTTATAGACCCCCCCCTTTTTTGAGAGGTGGTTCCCTttttaaagggtatcctatatttatagatatgttattgatttcatttcagagcatcttactcctgatgagaggcgtgagccatgaaacgtgtgtcgagtacactttgaactgatgcccagacaagtttggctcactaagAGCAAGTGCTTATGTTTATTATTGATGGATGAATGATCTATGAAATTGTACtgctaatcatgttgtattttactttgtataataattgtatgtgtatacaagtgaactgttatttacagtatatcatgTCTTTTACCAAAGATTACTGATACGTTTTAACTTGATTTGGAattaataaacaatttaatgataaatataaactagatatttattcagtgacatgcctcatacaaagtcccattctttcctcttccttttttgttaaaaacatttcTTCCCAACATCTTGAACTAAGAAACATAATGACCAATCACTGGCATGTTTTACAGGAAGATCCTACTGTAAGAAAATATATCGGCCAACGCCCAGAGATTATCTTTAGGCGAGCAAGATAACTGCATGATTAAACTTGTGTCTAGTCACTATTGTGGCACTTCCAACTCTTCTAGGCTTCCCAAAGGTATACACAGATGTGGCAAATGTACTTTTTGCCCCTGGATTAACCCAGGTACTAATTTTATACTCCCTAATGGAGAACGGTTCACCCAGGGGTGGAACTaacgccatagcgacccacgcgggcgctatggggcacgcagccgagtggggcccggtgaggatgagagcaccaccggcacagtctcccagccaggggaagagagaggagagaaagaggcgagctgtccgtatcagcagagagcggaattgCCCACTATAATAGCTTTCAtgagaacttccagtgttcccagggctcacgtcacatagctccacctcttggcccggcgcctttgatagacagaacgccggtccaatgggggacgtgtgacgtcatcaaaagcgtcgggccaagaggtgggactttgtgacgatgagccccgggaaggcaggaaattcaaatgaaagctattacagcaggcaatctGCTGATCCAGGcgacttgcctcttcctctgcacaggtgaggctgtatggggcacaggcaggccaggctgtattgggcacaggcaacgttgtattgggcacaggtcatgctgcattgggcacaggcaggccatgctgtattgggcacaggtcacgctgtatggggcacaggtcacgctgtatggggcacaggttacactgtatggggcacaggtcacgctgtatggggcacaggtcatgctgcattgggcataggtcacgctgtattgggcacaggtcacactgtatggggcacaggtcacgctgtatggggcataggtcacgctgtatggggcacaggtcacgctgcattgtgcgcaggtcacgctgtatggggcacaggtcacgctgtatggggcacaggtcacgctgcattgggcaggGGTCACGCTGTAAGGGGCACAGGCCATGCtgtgtggggcacaggtcacgctgtgtggggcacaggtcacgctgtgtggggcacaggtcacactgcattgtgcacaggtcacgctgtatggggcacaggtcacgctgcattgggcacaggtcacgctgtatggggcacaggtcacgctgcattgtgcacaggtcacactgtatggggcacaggtcaggctgcattgggcacaggtcacgctgtatggggcacagttcACACTATATGGGTCAcaagtcacgctgtatggggcacaggtcacactgtatggggcacaggttacgctgcatagggcacaggtcacactgcattgggcacaggtcacgctgcattgtgcacaggtcacgctgtatggggcacaggtcacgctgtatggggcacaggttacactgtatggggcacaggtcacgctgtatggggcacaggtcacgctgtatggggcacaggtcacgctgtatggagcacaggtcacgctgtatggggcacaggtcacgctgtatggggcacaggttacgctgcattgggcacaggtcacgctgcattgggcacaggtcacgctgcat
This window contains:
- the SERTM1 gene encoding serine-rich and transmembrane domain-containing protein 1, translating into MSGFGPSAVLPEDIGNGTFLELFPTSLSTSVDSSSSTPNRLSNVYVYVSIFLSLLAFLLLLLIIALQRLKNIISSTSSYPEYTSDAGSSFTNLEVCSISSQRSSFSNLSS